A single window of Cygnus olor isolate bCygOlo1 chromosome 10, bCygOlo1.pri.v2, whole genome shotgun sequence DNA harbors:
- the KLF15 gene encoding Krueppel-like factor 15, which yields MVDHLLPTDESFSSTRSSLGYFGDMTAGVRSYQMLPSPLSEDDSDSSSFCSCSSPDSQVLSSSYGSTSSAESQDSILDYLLSQASLGNTAASWWDKRRLQPVVKEEYFRLPEFAVDMEDSGPFQPTLEEIEEFLEENMELELKDRPKSETKDLRACSQVSVASLQQKDHMLPSASLKESKNEQLSSSTEGGQASNGGMPLENGIPVMLQIQPVQVKQESNTSPSSQGPAQDNIKIAQLLVNIQGQTFALVPQIVQSSNLNLSSKFVRIAPVPIAAKPIGPGGMIQGQTGIIMGQKFQKNPAAELIKMHKCSFPGCTKMYTKSSHLKAHLRRHTGEKPFACTWPGCGWRFSRSDELSRHRRSHSGVKPYQCPVCEKKFARSDHLSKHVKVHRFPRSNRSIRSVN from the exons ATGGTGGATCACTTGCTGCCTACCGATGAGTCCTTTTCATCTACGAGGTCTTCTCTGGGATACTTTGGGGACATGACGGCAGGGGTGAGGTCCTACCAAATGCTGCCCTCTCCCCTGTCAGAAGATGACAGCGACTCGTCcagcttttgttcttgttcCAGCCCGGACTCCCAGGTTCTCAGCTCCAGCTATGGGAGCACGTCCAGTGCGGAGAGTCAGGACAGCATCTTAGACTACTTGTTGTCCCAGGCATCTCTGGGGAACACCGCCGCATCATGGTGGGACAAAAGGAGACTTCAGCCCGTAGTCAAAGAGGAGTACTTTAGGTTGCCTGAATTTGCTGTGGATATGGAAGACTCTGGACCATTTCAGCCCACGCTTGAGGAAATTGAGGAATTTCTGGAAGAGAACATGGAGCTGGAGCTCAAAGACAGACCTAAAAGTGAGACCAAGGACTTGAGAGCTTGCAGCCAAGTTTCTGTTGCCTCACTACAGCAAAAAGACCATATGTTACCCAGCGCTAGTTTAAAAGAGAGTAAAAACGAACAGTTGAGCAGCTCGACAGAAGGTGGCCAGGCTTCAAATGGAGGAATGCCCCTGGAGAATGGGATACCGGTTATGCTCCAAATTCAACCTGTACAGGTCAAACAGGAGTCCAACACCAGCCCTAGTTCCCAAGGACCAGCACAAGACAACATTAAAATTGCACAGCTCCTAGTCAACATTCAAGGACAGACATTTGCCCTTGTGCCTCAGATAGTTCAGTCATCCAATTTGAACTTGTCCTCTAAATTTGTCCGCATTGCTCCCGTCCCCATCGCCGCCAAGCCAATTGGGCCAGGAGGCATGATCCAGGGTCAGACGGGAATCATCATGGGtcagaaatttcaaaagaacCCTGCAGCAGAACTCATTAAAATGCACAAATGTTCTTTCCCTGGTTGTACCAAGATGTACACGAAAAGCAGCCATTTGAAAGCCCACCTGAGGAGGCATACAGGAGAAAAGCCTTTTGCGTGCACGTGGCCAGGTTGCGGATGGAG gTTCTCCAGGTCAGATGAGCTGTCTCGGCACAGACGCTCCCACTCGGGGGTGAAACCCTATCAGTGTCCCGTCTGCGAGAAGAAGTTTGCTCGAAGTGACCACTTGTCCAAACACGTCAAGGTGCATCGGTTCCCGCGAAGCAACCGCTCCATCCGCTCCGTGAACTGA